The following are encoded together in the Halomonas halophila genome:
- the lysA gene encoding diaminopimelate decarboxylase, with amino-acid sequence MDHFEYRDGVLHAEDVALPRLAEEFGTPCYVYSKATLARHFRAYTEALGSHPHLICYAVKANSNLAVLNLLARLGAGFDIVSVGELERVLVAGGDPARIVFSGVAKEENELERALSVGIKCFNVESRAELERLEAVARGMDKVAPVSLRVNPDVDAGTHPYISTGLKDNKFGIPVDEAYEVYRQAAAMEHVRVAGLDCHIGSQLTDTTPFLDALDRLLVLLEKLREDGIEIEHLDLGGGLGVTYQDERPPQPFDYASALLERLSCWPGSERLTLLFEPGRSIAANAGVLLTRVEFLKPGETKNFAIVDAAMNDLIRPSLYQAWQAILAVDTTGERASDTYDVVGPVCETGDFLGKDRELAIAPGDLLAVRSAGAYGFVMASNYNSRPRPAEVMVDGDRAHLVRRRERLEDLWAGEAVLPDDSAETP; translated from the coding sequence ATGGACCATTTCGAATATCGCGACGGCGTGCTCCACGCGGAAGACGTGGCCCTGCCGCGCCTGGCCGAGGAATTCGGCACGCCCTGCTACGTCTATTCCAAGGCCACCCTGGCGCGTCACTTCCGCGCCTACACCGAGGCCCTGGGCAGCCACCCGCACCTGATCTGCTACGCGGTGAAGGCCAACTCCAACCTGGCGGTGCTCAACCTGCTGGCGCGGCTCGGTGCCGGCTTCGACATCGTCTCGGTGGGCGAGCTGGAGCGGGTGCTGGTGGCCGGCGGCGATCCGGCCAGGATCGTGTTCTCCGGCGTGGCCAAGGAGGAGAACGAGCTCGAGCGCGCGCTGTCGGTGGGCATCAAGTGCTTCAACGTCGAGTCGCGGGCCGAGCTTGAGCGCCTCGAGGCCGTGGCTCGGGGCATGGACAAGGTCGCCCCGGTCTCGCTGCGGGTCAATCCCGACGTCGACGCCGGCACCCACCCCTACATCTCCACCGGGCTCAAGGACAACAAGTTCGGCATCCCGGTGGACGAGGCCTACGAGGTCTACCGCCAGGCCGCCGCCATGGAACACGTCCGGGTGGCCGGGCTGGACTGCCACATCGGCTCCCAGCTCACCGACACCACGCCCTTCCTCGACGCCCTCGATCGCCTGCTGGTGCTGCTCGAGAAGCTGCGCGAGGACGGCATCGAGATCGAGCATCTGGACCTTGGAGGCGGCCTCGGCGTGACCTACCAGGACGAGCGCCCGCCGCAGCCGTTCGACTACGCCTCCGCGCTGCTCGAGCGGCTGTCGTGCTGGCCGGGCAGCGAGCGCCTGACCCTGCTGTTCGAGCCGGGCCGCTCGATCGCCGCCAATGCCGGCGTGCTGCTGACCCGCGTCGAGTTCCTCAAGCCCGGCGAGACCAAGAACTTCGCCATCGTCGACGCGGCCATGAACGACCTGATCCGGCCCTCGCTGTACCAGGCCTGGCAGGCGATCCTGGCGGTCGACACCACCGGCGAGCGCGCCAGCGACACCTACGACGTGGTCGGCCCGGTGTGCGAGACCGGCGACTTCCTCGGCAAGGACCGCGAGCTGGCCATCGCCCCGGGCGACCTGCTGGCGGTGCGCTCCGCCGGCGCCTACGGCTTCGTCATGGCCTCCAACTACAACAGCCGCCCGCGCCCGGCCGAGGTCATGGTCGACGGCGATCGCGCCCACCTGGTGCGCCGCCGCGAGCGCCTCGAGGA
- the argH gene encoding argininosuccinate lyase, with translation MSQTPTNDSTNQSWGGRFSEPTDAFVARFTASVGFDQRLAHHDIQGSRAHATMLARVGVLTEDERDAILAGLDEVQAEIEAGTFEWSVDLEDVHMNIEARLTDKIGITGKKLHTGRSRNDQVATDIRLFLRDEIDTVAAELARLRQGLIALADREADTIMPGFTHLQTAQPVTFGHHLLAWQEMLARDHERLLDCRKRVNVLPLGAAALAGTTYPIDRHVTAELLGFDRPAENSLDAVSDRDFAIEFTAFASTLLMHLSRMSEELVLWTSAQFDFIDLPDRFCTGSSIMPQKKNPDVPELVRGKTGRVYGHLMGMLTLMKSQPLAYNKDNQEDKEPLFDAVTTVQDCLKAFADMVPAIEAKADSMREAARKGFSTATDLADYLVCRGVAFRDAHEIVGQSVAYGLREGKDLSDMSLEELRQFSDVIEQDVFEVLTLEGSVAARNHIGGTAPDQVRAAAQRAREALAALTAADTRGGEG, from the coding sequence ATGAGCCAAACCCCGACGAACGATAGCACCAACCAGTCCTGGGGCGGCCGCTTCAGCGAGCCCACCGACGCCTTCGTCGCCCGCTTCACCGCCTCGGTCGGCTTCGACCAGCGTCTGGCCCACCACGACATCCAGGGCTCGCGCGCCCACGCCACCATGCTGGCACGGGTCGGGGTGCTCACCGAGGACGAGCGCGACGCCATCCTGGCAGGCCTCGACGAGGTCCAGGCGGAGATCGAGGCCGGCACCTTCGAGTGGTCGGTGGACCTCGAGGACGTGCACATGAACATCGAGGCGCGGCTCACCGACAAGATCGGCATCACCGGCAAGAAGCTGCACACCGGCCGTTCGCGCAACGATCAGGTGGCCACCGACATCCGCCTGTTCCTGCGCGACGAGATCGATACCGTGGCCGCCGAACTCGCCCGCCTGCGCCAGGGACTGATCGCGCTGGCCGACCGCGAGGCCGACACCATCATGCCCGGCTTCACCCACCTGCAGACCGCGCAGCCGGTGACCTTCGGCCACCATCTGCTGGCCTGGCAGGAGATGCTCGCCCGCGACCACGAACGCCTGCTCGACTGCCGCAAGCGGGTCAACGTGCTGCCGCTGGGCGCCGCCGCCCTGGCCGGCACCACCTACCCGATCGACCGCCACGTGACCGCCGAGCTGCTGGGCTTCGACCGCCCCGCCGAGAACAGCCTCGACGCCGTCAGCGACCGCGACTTCGCCATCGAGTTCACCGCCTTCGCCAGCACCCTGCTGATGCACCTGTCGCGCATGAGCGAGGAACTGGTGCTGTGGACCAGCGCCCAGTTCGACTTCATCGACCTGCCCGACCGCTTCTGCACCGGCTCCTCGATCATGCCGCAGAAGAAGAACCCGGACGTGCCCGAGCTGGTGCGCGGCAAGACCGGCCGCGTCTACGGCCACCTGATGGGCATGCTGACGCTGATGAAGTCCCAGCCACTGGCCTACAACAAGGATAACCAGGAGGACAAGGAGCCGCTGTTCGACGCCGTGACCACCGTGCAGGACTGCCTCAAGGCGTTCGCCGACATGGTGCCGGCCATCGAGGCCAAGGCCGACAGCATGCGCGAGGCCGCGCGCAAGGGCTTCTCCACCGCCACCGACCTGGCGGACTACCTGGTGTGCCGCGGCGTGGCCTTCCGCGACGCCCACGAGATCGTCGGCCAGTCCGTGGCCTACGGACTGCGAGAGGGCAAGGACCTCTCCGACATGAGCCTCGAGGAGCTGCGCCAGTTCTCCGACGTCATCGAGCAGGACGTGTTCGAGGTGCTGACCCTCGAGGGCTCGGTGGCCGCCCGCAATCACATCGGCGGCACCGCCCCGGACCAGGTACGCGCCGCCGCCCAGCGGGCCCGCGAGGCCCTGGCCGCGCTGACCGCTGCCGACACCCGGGGAGGCGAGGGCTGA